In Odontesthes bonariensis isolate fOdoBon6 chromosome 22, fOdoBon6.hap1, whole genome shotgun sequence, one genomic interval encodes:
- the LOC142372538 gene encoding sialidase-3-like, which yields MAFAEKRHTSDDASTEALVMKTGTFIKDETTHDLKIQWSESKNVVEKSRLDGYRPMNPCPVYEKSTRTLFLFFISVEGTVSEPWQRFWGINKARLCYVTTTDGGQVWSKVTDLTDKMPQMKKWATFAVGPGHGLQTQTGRLIVPAYAYGSCCPSCFCIACFCAVPRAISLYSDDGGTTWQFGNMLGKKSVECEMAEISDAGGSRFLYCNARNDGGHRVEAVSDDSGGDFIILPSAGKLVETGCGCQGSVVSFPAQPEEVGSNKESEWLLYTHPTSPSKRVDLGVYLNKSPQDSAAWSQPWIINKGPSGYSDLAYLDEGWFACLMERGESSETEQIACNVFSYNQVYQSIGNYNMDSDNSSDSFSDPDTFFEVAESDPMLEDYVRGVMPYRYEPYLGELEPHGST from the exons ATGGCCTTTGCAGAGAAGCGGCACACTTCAGATGACGCCAGCACAGAGGCGCTGGTCATGAAAACAGGAACATTTATCAAAGATGAAACCACTCATGACCTGAAAATTCAg TGGTCAGAGTCCAAAAACGTGGTGGAGAAGAGTCGCCTTGACGGATATCGTCCGATGAACCCATGCCCGGTCTACGAAAAGAGCACCAGAACactgtttctgtttttcatcAGCGTCGAAGGCACCGTTTCAGAACCGTGGCAGAGGTTCTGGGGCATTAACAAGGCCCGTCTCTGCTACGTTACCACCACAGACGGAGGCCAAGTCTGGAGCAAAGTCACTGATCTGACCGATAAAATGCCCCAAATGAAGAAATGGGCCACATTTGCTGTCGGGCCGGGCCATGGCCTTCAAACACAGACTGGTAGACTGATTGTTCCAGCTTATGCTTATGGTTCTTGCTGTCCTTCATGCTTCTGTATAGCATGTTTCTGCGCTGTTCCTCGTGCAATAAGTCTTTACAGCGACGATGGCGGCACTACATGGCAGTTTGGCAACATGCTTGGAAAAAAATCTGTTGAGTGTGAAATGGCAGAGATTTCCGATGCCGGAGGCTCCAGGTTTCTCTACTGCAACGCTCGTAATGATGGAGGTCATCGAGTGGAAGCTGTCAGCGATGACAGCGGAGGGGATTTCATCATCCTCCCATCTGCTGGGAAGCTCGTGGAAACAGGTTGTGGCTGTCAGGGAAGTGTGGTCTCCTTTCCAGCTCAGCCCGAAGAGGTCGGGTCAAATAAGGAGTCTGAGTGGCTGCTCTATACCCACCCAACCAGTCCTTCCAAAAGAGTTGATTTAGGAGTGTATCTGAACAAATCCCCGCAGGATTCAGCTGCATGGAGCCAACCCTGGATCATTAACAAGGGGCCCAGTGGTTACTCAGACCTGGCTTACCTTGATGAGGGCTGGTTCGCATGTCTGATGGAGCGTGGAGAGAGTTCAGAAACTGAACAGATAGCATGCAACGTCTTTAGCTACAACCAAGTTTACCAAAGCATTGGAAA CTACAACATGGATTCTGACAACTCCTCCGATTCATTCTCGGATCCTGACACATTTTTCGAAGTGGCAGAGTCCGACCCAATGCTGGAGGACTATGTGAGGGGCGTTATGCCCTATAGATACGAGCCATACCTGGGTGAGTTGGAGCCACACGGTTCCACGTAA